CCAATAGGTCAAAAATTTGAAGAAAAAATAGATGGTCAAGTTGTAAAACGTTATATTGCAGTAAGCCAAAAGAAAAAGCGAGGGTATTATTGTATAGATATTTACGATGATTTAAATAGTCAGCCTAAAGCAACTCTTACAGCAAGACTTAATATAACAAAAAATAAAAATGGTTATTTTATAACTCCAAAAGATGATTTAACAATACAATATAAAGGAAAAACATATAAAAATCAAAATGCTTTAAATTTCTTAGGATTTTAGTTAAATTAGTAAAAGAATTATACTTAGATATACTAGGTATAATTCTTTTTTAGGTTGTTTGTCAAATTTTGGATACTCTAATATAGATAATGAACTATTTACGAAATGTTACTGATTACTAACCTTATATATTCAGTCTCGTAAAAAATAATAAGGATTAATTCTTATTTTTTAAAGTCAATCCTTATTAGAAATTTAATCTTCATATCCATTAGGATGATTTTTATGCCAATTCCAAGCAGTTTCAATAATTTGTTCTAATTTATCATATTTAGGTTTCCATTTTAATTCATCAATAGCTTTTTTAGATGAAGCTATAAGTTTTGCAGGGTCTCCTGCTCTTCTAGGACTAACTTCTGCTGGAATAGAATGTCCTGTAACTTTTCTTGTAACTTCTATAACTTCTTTTACAGAGAAACCTTCTCCATTTCCTAAATTAAATATTTGGCTATCTCCACCATTTCTTAATCTATTTAAAGCAAGATAATGTGCATCTGCTAAATCCATTACATGAATATAATCTCTTATGCAAGTTCCATCAGGAGTAGGATAGTCATCTCCATAGATAGATATTTTTTCTCTTTGCCCTAATGCAACTTGTAAAATTAATGGAATTAAATGTGTTTCACAAGTATGAGCTTCTCCAATTTCTCCACTTGGATATGCACCAGCAACATTAAAATATCTTAAAGCAGTGTATTTTAATCCATAGGCATTAGCACACCATTTAAACATTTTTTCAACAGCCAATTTACTTTCTCCATAAGGGTTAGTAGGCTCTGTTCTATCAGTTTCAAGTATAGGCATATTTTCAGCTTCTCCATAAGTTGCAGCAGTAGAAGAAAATACTATCTTATCCACATTATGATTTTTCATAACTTTTAATAGGCAAAGAGTACCATAGAAATTATTTTCAAAATATTTTAAAGGTTCTCCCACACTTTCTCCAACCAAAGAGAAGGCAGCAAAATCTATAACACCATCTATTTGATATTTTTCAAAAACTCTATTTAAAAATTCTTCATCTTTTAAATCTCCAAGCTCTAAATGTGCTCTCTCATCAACAGCATCAACATGACCAGTGATTAAGTTATCAACTACAACAACATCTTCATTTTTTTCTAACAAATATTTTACAACATGGCTACCAATATAGCCTGCTCCTCCACAAACTAATATAGACATTAAAATCTACCTCCAATATGATTTATAAATTTAAGAAAGGCACTCTTTCCTTTTTCATCTCTTTTAAATACTCCTGCATCTTCAAGAACTCTTGAAAATGTTAACCCAATTTCAACATTTAAAATATTCTCTAAAATTTCATTCACTGATAAATTTTTAATATTAGGATATTTATTTATAAAGGCTTTTAACCAAGCTAAATGTTTTTGAGTATCTTTGTCATCTGATATTTTCTTTTCAAAATTCTCATCTTTTAAATATTCTGCAATCTTTCTCATTTCAAATTTTAATCTTCCTGGTAAAACTGCAAGTCCCATAACTTCTATTAACCCAATATTTTCCTTTTTAATATTGTGGTGTTCACTATGTGGGTGGAAGATACCCAAAGGATTAGCTTCATCCGTTCTATTGTTTCTTAGAACTAAATCAATTTCAAAATAATCTCCTCTTTTTCTAGCAATAGGAGTTATAGTATTATGTGGAGTTGAATTTGTATATGCAAATACTCCAACTTCTTCATCTGTATATTCTCTCCAAGCCTTTAAAATTTTATCCGCTAAATCAATCAAATCTTTCCTATTTAAAGATGAAAGTCTTATAACAGACATAGGCCATTTTACTATTCCTGCCTTTATATTAGGATATTCATCAAAAGTAATTTCTTTTTCAATTTCTGACTTAGCCATAGGAAATTCATGATTTCCACCTTGATAATGATCATGACTTAAAATAGAACCTCCAACTATTGGTAAATCTGCATTAGAACCTATGAAATAATGTGGAAATTGATTTATAAAGTCTAATGTTCTTGAAAAAGTATCTCTATTTATTTTCATTTCTCTATGTTCTGAGCAAAATATTATTGCATGTTCATTATAATAAACATAAGGAGAATATTGAAAATACCATCTTTCATTATCCAAAGTTAAAGGGATAACTCTATGATTTTGTCTTGCTGGATGAGTTAAAGTTCCAGAAAAACCAACATTCTCATAACATAAAAGACATTTAGGATAACTTACTTGTGGCATATTTTTTTGCCTTTCAATTTCCTTTGGATCTTTTTCAGGTTTAGATAAATTTATAGTAATTTCTAAATCTCCATACTCTGTGGGACTTCTCCAGTATAGATTTTTTTCTATTCTTTCAGTTCTGATATAGTTAGTCTTTTTAGAAAAATTATAGAAAAAATCAGTTGCTAATTTTATATTTTGTTGAGAAAGTTCTTTAAAAGTTTCTATAATCTCTCTTGGAAAAGCAGTAAATTTTCCCATAATTTCTGTATCAAAAATATCTCTATCTGTAACTCCATCTTCTATTATTTTTTGCTCCACTGCATAGTCACAGATTTTATCCAATATTTCTTGTGGATATTCTGGTATTTGATAATCTTCTTTTACATCTTGCCAATCTTTTAAATGTAATAATGCCATTAATTCATTTCTAACAAGTATAACATCATCTTCTGTTATCAACGAATTTTTAAGAGCATATTTTATAAGTCTATTAATTAAAGAACAAATTTCCATTATTTTTTCCTTCCCTTTTTCTTTTGAATATATATAAAATATGAGTTATATTCCAGATTTTTTATTTTAGATAGGCTACTGCGACGTCCATTAATGTTGAAAGAGCATTTTGGAGCTCTTGAAACACTAATGGCTGGCAAGTAGCCAATAAAAAAATCTGGCTAGTAACGAACTATTTTATGTATCTTCCTGCTCCATCTCCAATATTTGCTATATAGAAACTAGCTTCTAAACCTGTTTTTTCTTTATATTTCTTTCCAACATTTTTTATAAAGCTATCAACATAATCATTTTCAACTATACTTACTGTACAACCTCCAAAACCTGCACCTGTCATACGAGAACCAACAGTTCCCTTTTCTTCCCAAGCAGCTTCAACAAGGCTATCAAGTTCTAAACCTGTAACTTCATAATCGTCTCTTAAAGAGACATGAGATTTATTCATTAATCTTCCAAATTCTGCAATATCATCTTTTTTTAGAAATTCAACT
This Fusobacterium animalis 7_1 DNA region includes the following protein-coding sequences:
- the galE gene encoding UDP-glucose 4-epimerase GalE gives rise to the protein MSILVCGGAGYIGSHVVKYLLEKNEDVVVVDNLITGHVDAVDERAHLELGDLKDEEFLNRVFEKYQIDGVIDFAAFSLVGESVGEPLKYFENNFYGTLCLLKVMKNHNVDKIVFSSTAATYGEAENMPILETDRTEPTNPYGESKLAVEKMFKWCANAYGLKYTALRYFNVAGAYPSGEIGEAHTCETHLIPLILQVALGQREKISIYGDDYPTPDGTCIRDYIHVMDLADAHYLALNRLRNGGDSQIFNLGNGEGFSVKEVIEVTRKVTGHSIPAEVSPRRAGDPAKLIASSKKAIDELKWKPKYDKLEQIIETAWNWHKNHPNGYED
- a CDS encoding UDP-glucose--hexose-1-phosphate uridylyltransferase: MEICSLINRLIKYALKNSLITEDDVILVRNELMALLHLKDWQDVKEDYQIPEYPQEILDKICDYAVEQKIIEDGVTDRDIFDTEIMGKFTAFPREIIETFKELSQQNIKLATDFFYNFSKKTNYIRTERIEKNLYWRSPTEYGDLEITINLSKPEKDPKEIERQKNMPQVSYPKCLLCYENVGFSGTLTHPARQNHRVIPLTLDNERWYFQYSPYVYYNEHAIIFCSEHREMKINRDTFSRTLDFINQFPHYFIGSNADLPIVGGSILSHDHYQGGNHEFPMAKSEIEKEITFDEYPNIKAGIVKWPMSVIRLSSLNRKDLIDLADKILKAWREYTDEEVGVFAYTNSTPHNTITPIARKRGDYFEIDLVLRNNRTDEANPLGIFHPHSEHHNIKKENIGLIEVMGLAVLPGRLKFEMRKIAEYLKDENFEKKISDDKDTQKHLAWLKAFINKYPNIKNLSVNEILENILNVEIGLTFSRVLEDAGVFKRDEKGKSAFLKFINHIGGRF